In Streptomyces sp. NBC_00344, the genomic window GGCCGCACCCGCCCCCGGCCGGGCCAGCGCATTTCGGGCGGGCCTCAGGACGTCAGCGCGTACCGGCCGATTCGAAGCGCCACCGGTGCACGGCACGGGTGATCATTTCGGACCGCGGCTCGGGGAGTTCCGGCAGGTCCGCGTCGTAGGGCGCGTCCCACCAGGTCAGCACGAGCACCCGGTCCCGCGGCGCGGTGAGGAACTCACAGCGCGACGGTGCCGGTTCGAGGACCTGGGCCCGCGCCCACTCGAGGAGTTCGGCGCCCCGGCCGTCCGCGGCCCGGGCCTCCCACATCAGCGCCACGGTCATGAGTAGAGATTGTCCTTGCTGACCTCGTGCACATGGTCGTGTCCGTGCGGGTGGGCAGGGGTGTGACCGTGGTCGTGCGTCCGCCCCGGCACATGGGGCTCCGTCACCGGCAGCGACGAATCCGCCGACAGGTCCCAGTCCGATGCCGCGCGGTTCCTGGCCACCATCTCGGCGCCGAGCGCCGCCACCATCGCGCCGTTGTCCGTGCACAGACCCGGACGCGGTACCCGCAGCTGGACACCCGCCCGCTCACAGCGTTCCTGGGCCAGCGCCCGCAGCCTGGAGTTGGCGGCGACCCCGCCGCCGATCATGAGATGGCCGACACCCTCGTCCTTGCAGGCCCGGACGGCCTTGCGGGTGAGGACGTCGACGACCGCCTCCTGGAAGGACGCGGCGACGTCCCTCACCGGCACCTCCTCGCCCGCCGCACGCTTGGCCTCGATCCAGCGCGCCACGGACGTCTTCAGACCGGAGAAGGAGAAGTCGTACGCCGCGTCGCGGGAACCGGTGAGCCCGCGCGGGAAGGCGATCGCCGCCGGGTCACCCTCCCTGGCCAGCCGGTCGATGACCGGTCCGCCGGGGAAGCCCAGGTTCATCACCCGGGCGATCTTGTCGAAGGCCTCGCCCGCGGCGTCGTCGATGGTCGCTCCCAGCGGCCGTACATCCGCCGTGATGTCGGGTGCCAGCAGCAGCGACGAGTGTCCGCCCGACACCAGCAGCGCCATCGTGGGCTCGGGCAGCGGGCCGTGCTCCAGCTGGTCCACACAGATATGTGAGGCCAGATGGTTCACTCCGTAGAGCGGCTTCCCCAACGCGTACGCATAGGCCTTGGCGGCCGACACACCGACCAGCAGCGCCCCCGCCAGACCGGGCCCCGCGGTCACCGCGATGCCGTCGAGGTCCTTCGCACTGACCCCGGCGTCCTTCAGCGCACGCTCGATGGTCGGGACCATGGCCTCCAGATGGGCGCGGGACGCGATCTCGGGCACCACACCGCCGAAGCGGGCATGGGTGTCCACGCTCGACGCGATGGAGTCGGCGAGCAGGGTGGTACCGCGCACGATGCCGACACCCGTCTCGTCGCAGGAGGTCTCGATGCCGAGCACCAGAGGTTCGTCAGCCATGGATCTCAGTTCCTTGTACGAGGCCGGTTTCCTGGACGGTTTCGGTTTCCTGGTCCAGCGGGAGGCGCATCACCAGGGCGTCCACGTTGCCCGGCTGGTAGTAGCCCCTGCGGAAGCCGATGGGCTCGAAGCCGAAGCGCTGGTAGAGCTTCTGTGCGCGCACGTTGTCGACCCGCACCTCGAGAAGAACCTCGGTGCACTCGAAGGCGGTCGCCTGCCTCAGCAGGTCGGTCAGCAGTTCGGCGCCGAGTCCGCTGCCCCACTGGTCGCGGGCCGCGGCGATCGTCTGTACGTCCCCGACACCGCCGACCGCCGCGAGGCCGGCGTACCCGACGATTCGCCTCCCGGCCTCGGCGACCACATAGCGCCTGGTCGCCGCGGGCCCGCGCGCATGGGCGAGCTCCGACCAGAACATGGCATCGGACCAGGCGTCGTCGGGGAACAGTTCGTGTTCGAGTTCGAGTACCGGGGCAATGTCCCACCAGCGCATTTCGCGCAGCACGACGGTCCTCGGTGTCACGGGCGTGCCGGGTGTCACGGGTGTCACTGCGGGGTGACCACCTTGTAGTTCTTGGGCACCTGGGCGTCCGGGCGCCGCAGGTAGAGCGGCGTGACCGGCAGGAAGCCGTCCTCGTCGCCCCTCGCCAGCTTCTCGGCTGCCAGCGCGGCGAGCGAACCGGCCGACACGTGCTCGGGGGCGCGGGCGTCGGGGAAGGTACCGGGGTAGAGCAGCGCCCCGGCGCCGACCGCGGGGAACCCCGCGACCTGCTCGGCGATCTCCGCGGGCCGGTCGACGGCCGGCTCGGTCACTCGGGTCCGGGCGCCGTCGTACCGCGCCCAGTAGACCTCCTTGCGCCGTGCGTCGGTCGCCACGACGAAGGGGCCCTCGATCCCGGAGGCGTGGGCGAGACCGTCCAGCGTGCACAGCCCGTACACGGGCACTCCGAGCACCGAGCCGAAGGTGGCGGCCGTCACCAGCCCGACCCGCAGCCCCGTGTACGGCCCCGGGCCGACGCCGACCACGATGCCCGTGACCGCGTCGAGTTTCACCCCGGCTGCGGCGAGCACCCGGTCGACGGCGGGCAGCAGCAGTTCCCCGTGCCGGCGGGCATCGGTCCGGCTGGACTCGGCCACGACGGACGCGCCGTCGTGGAGGGCGGCCGTGACGGCGGGCGTGGCGGTATCAACAGCAAGCAGGAGCACACAAACAGCCTACGGCTCCCGCGGTGGGGGCACGGCGCCCCATCCGGTCAGCGGTCTGCTGCTAACGTCACCGAGAATTCGTACGTACGAGATATCGGGAGCGTCACGTGTCCAGGAGCAGCTCGGGAATCGTAGCCGGGCTCACCGCAGCGGCCATGGCCGTCGTCGGTTTCCTCGCCTACCAGGCATCGGCGAACGCCCCCGACACTGTTGCCGCACCCAAGCCGTCCGCCTCTGCGGCTTCCCCGGCCGATCCGTCGGGCACCGCGAAGAAGCCGGGCAGGACGAGCCCCACCGCGCTGCCCCCGCAGTCCGGCACCGGCACGCGCGTCGTGTACTCGCTCGCGCTGAAGCGGGTGTGGGTGGTGAACGGCGCGAAGGCCCGGACCTTCACGGTCATGCCGAGCGCCGTGAACCCG contains:
- the tsaD gene encoding tRNA (adenosine(37)-N6)-threonylcarbamoyltransferase complex transferase subunit TsaD yields the protein MADEPLVLGIETSCDETGVGIVRGTTLLADSIASSVDTHARFGGVVPEIASRAHLEAMVPTIERALKDAGVSAKDLDGIAVTAGPGLAGALLVGVSAAKAYAYALGKPLYGVNHLASHICVDQLEHGPLPEPTMALLVSGGHSSLLLAPDITADVRPLGATIDDAAGEAFDKIARVMNLGFPGGPVIDRLAREGDPAAIAFPRGLTGSRDAAYDFSFSGLKTSVARWIEAKRAAGEEVPVRDVAASFQEAVVDVLTRKAVRACKDEGVGHLMIGGGVAANSRLRALAQERCERAGVQLRVPRPGLCTDNGAMVAALGAEMVARNRAASDWDLSADSSLPVTEPHVPGRTHDHGHTPAHPHGHDHVHEVSKDNLYS
- the rimI gene encoding ribosomal protein S18-alanine N-acetyltransferase — protein: MRWWDIAPVLELEHELFPDDAWSDAMFWSELAHARGPAATRRYVVAEAGRRIVGYAGLAAVGGVGDVQTIAAARDQWGSGLGAELLTDLLRQATAFECTEVLLEVRVDNVRAQKLYQRFGFEPIGFRRGYYQPGNVDALVMRLPLDQETETVQETGLVQGTEIHG
- the tsaB gene encoding tRNA (adenosine(37)-N6)-threonylcarbamoyltransferase complex dimerization subunit type 1 TsaB; the protein is MLLLAVDTATPAVTAALHDGASVVAESSRTDARRHGELLLPAVDRVLAAAGVKLDAVTGIVVGVGPGPYTGLRVGLVTAATFGSVLGVPVYGLCTLDGLAHASGIEGPFVVATDARRKEVYWARYDGARTRVTEPAVDRPAEIAEQVAGFPAVGAGALLYPGTFPDARAPEHVSAGSLAALAAEKLARGDEDGFLPVTPLYLRRPDAQVPKNYKVVTPQ